The DNA segment GATCCCCGTCGAGGGGCCTAGGCACCGGCCCCGCGACCGACCAGGCCCGGCTCTGCCCTTTGGGACCGGAGTCGACCCGACCGGAAGTAGAAGCCTTCACCGGGGCCATAGGCCAGTGACTAGGTCGGGCCCGGGCCTCCCGTCGGGGCCGGACTGGGAAGAGGCCCCGGGGAGGCCCCTAGCCCACTAAACCCTTCCTTCAGGCCAACGCCCGCCAGGAAGATGCAGCGCGCCCTACCGGGCGCCCGCCAACACTTGGGGGCCATTCTGTCCAGCGCCAGCGTGGTGGTGAAGGCTCTGTGCGCGGCGGTACTATTTCTGTATCTGCTGTCCTTCGCCGTGGACACGGGCTGCCTGGCGGTCACCCCAGGCTACCTCTTTCCGCCCAACTTCTGGATCTGGACCCTGGCTACCCATGGGTTGATGGAACAGCATGTGTGGGATGTGGCCATCAGCCTGGCCACGGTAGTGGTAGCTGGACGTTTGCTGGAGCCCCTCTGGGGGGCCTTGGAGCTGCTCATCTTCTTCTCAGTGGTGAACGTGTCTGTGGGGCTGCTGGGGGCCTTCGCCTACCTCCTCACCTACATGGCTTCCTTCAACTTGGTCTACCTTTTCACTGTCCGCATCCACGGCGCCCtcggcttcctaggtggtgtcCTGGTGGCACTCAAGCAAACCATGGGGGACTGTGTGGTCCTGCGAGTGCCCCAGGTGCGTGTCAGTGTGGTGCCCATGCTGCtgttggggctgctgctgctgctgcggctggcCACACTGCTCCAGAGCCCGGCACTGGCCTCCTATGGCTTTGGGCTGATCTCCAGTTGGGTGTATCTTCGTTT comes from the Bos mutus isolate GX-2022 chromosome 22, NWIPB_WYAK_1.1, whole genome shotgun sequence genome and includes:
- the TMEM115 gene encoding transmembrane protein 115, whose amino-acid sequence is MQRALPGARQHLGAILSSASVVVKALCAAVLFLYLLSFAVDTGCLAVTPGYLFPPNFWIWTLATHGLMEQHVWDVAISLATVVVAGRLLEPLWGALELLIFFSVVNVSVGLLGAFAYLLTYMASFNLVYLFTVRIHGALGFLGGVLVALKQTMGDCVVLRVPQVRVSVVPMLLLGLLLLLRLATLLQSPALASYGFGLISSWVYLRFYQRHSRGRGDMADHFAFATFFPEILQPVVGLLANLVHGLLVKVKICQKTVKRYDVGAPSSITISLPGTDPQDAERRRQLALKALNERLKRVEDQSVWPSMDDDEEEAGAKVDSPMPSDKAPTLPGKGAVPESSLITFEAAPPTL